In Callospermophilus lateralis isolate mCalLat2 chromosome 18, mCalLat2.hap1, whole genome shotgun sequence, one DNA window encodes the following:
- the Znf526 gene encoding zinc finger protein 526 — protein sequence MAEVVAEVAEMPTQSSGAVEISSSISGEMAEMATEVNEMTSGEALASSLFFQHHQFMCSECGSLYNTLEEVLSHQEQHVPSMSEEEALTTQDTSLESDLMPGSEEGPFQCGECNQLILSPRELLAHQDAHLQESASQIQYQCGDCQELFPSPELWVAHRKAQHLPATAVESLVPSPLHAPTPLPPPPLSPEVKMEPYECPECSTLCATPEEFLEHQGTHFDSLEKEERNGLEEEEEEEEDEDDDDEETENEEEAATEVADDTMGGDKTTVGQAQGCGDCPQHCISGARRQHRRASRDPASATYPFHCSQCQRSFSSANRLLAHGRAHVGGTHECTTCSKVFKKAASLEQHLRLHRGEARYLCVDCGRGFGTELTLVAHRRAHTANPLHRCRCGKTFSNMTKFLYHRRTHAGKSGAPTTAAAASPAPAEPTPPPPPPPPAPAPPAQLPCPQCSKSFASASRLSRHRRAVHGPPERRHRCGVCGKGFKKLVHVRNHLRTHTGERPFQCHSCGKTFASLANLSRHQLTHTGVRPYQCLDCGKRFTQSSNLQQHRRLHLRPVAFARAPRLPITGLYNKSPYYCGTCGRWFRAMAGLRLHQRVHARARSLSLQPPRSPSPTLPPAPEPQQTIMCTELGETIAIIETSQPLALEDTLQLCQAALGASEASGLLQLDTAFV from the coding sequence ATGGCAGAGGTGGTGGCTGAGGTCGCTGAAATGCCAACACAGTCATCAGGGGCAGTGGAGATATCATCATCCATATCAGGGGAGATGGCTGAGATGGCAACAGAAGtgaatgaaatgacatctggggaGGCCTTGGCCTCATCCCTCTTCTTTCAGCACCACCAGTTCATGTGCTCTGAGTGTGGCAGCCTCTATAACACACTGGAAGAAGTCCTCTCACACCAGGAGCAACATGTACCCAGTATGTCAGAAGAGGAGGCACTGACCACACAGGACACCAGCCTGGAGTCAGATTTGATGCCAggctctgaggaggggcctttccagtGTGGTGAATGCAACCAGCTCATCCTTTCCCCCAGAGAGCTCCTAGCCCACCAGGATGCCCATCTCCAGGAGTCTGCAAGCCAGATCCAGTACCAGTGTGGGGACTGCCAGGAACTCTTCCCCTCACCTGAACTGTGGGTGGCTCATCGCAAGGCCCAGCACCTTCCTGCTACAGCAGTTGAGTCTCTAGTGCCATCTCCTTTACATGCCCCAACACCACTTCCTCCACCCCCACTGTCACCTGAAGTCAAGATGGAGCCCTATGAGTGTCCTGAGTGTTCTACCCTCTGTGCCACTCCTGAGGAGTTCTTGGAGCATCAGGGTACTCACTTTGACTCCCTGGAGAAAGAAGAGCGAAATGGcttagaggaagaggaggaagaggaggaggatgaagatgatgatgatgaagaaacagaaaatgagGAGGAGGCAGCTACAGAGGTTGCTGATGATACTATGGGAGGTGACAAGACCACAGTTGGCCAAGCCCAGGGCTGTGGAGATTGCCCCCAACACTGTATCTCAGGGGCACGCCGGCAACACCGGCGAGCATCTCGAGACCCAGCATCAGCCACCTACCCCTTCCACTGCAGCCAGTGTCAGCGGAGCTTCAGCTCAGCAAACCGGCTACTGGCTCACGGGCGGGCCCATGTGGGTGGTACACACGAGTGTACAACCTGCTCCAAGGTCTTCAAGAAAGCAGCTTCACTTGAGCAGCATCTGCGGCTGCACCGTGGTGAAGCCCGCtacctctgtgtggactgtggccGCGGCTTCGGCACAGAGCTCACATTGGTGGCCCACCGGCGGGCCCACACTGCCAATCCATTGCATCGCTGTCGCTGTGGCAAGACGTTCAGCAACATGACTAAGTTCCTGTACCACCGGCGCACTCATGCTGGAAAAAGCGGAGCCCCCACCACTGCAGCAGCAGCCTCCCCAGCTCCAGCTGAGCCCacacctccacccccacccccaccccctgccccagccccaccTGCCCAGCTGCCCTGCCCACAGTGCTCCAaatcttttgcctcagcctcccggctCTCCCGGCACCGGCGGGCAGTACACGGGCCTCCTGAAAGGCGGCACCGCTGTGGGGTTTGTGGCAAGGGCTTTAAGAAGCTGGTCCACGTGCGCAATCACTTGAGGACGCACACAGGTGAGAGGCCCTTCCAGTGCCACTCGTGTGGCAAAACATTTGCTTCTTTGGCCAACCTTAGCCGTCATCAGCTAACCCATACTGGTGTACGTCCCTACCAGTGCCTGGACTGTGGCAAACGCTTTACACAGAGCTCCAACCTACAGCAGCACCGGCGGCTGCACCTGCGGCCAGTTGCCTTCGCTCGTGCCCCCCGTCTCCCCATCACTGGTCTGTACAATAAGAGCCCCTACTACTGTGGAACATGTGGCCGCTGGTTCCGTGCCATGGCAGGCCTGCGGCTGCATCAGCGAGTCCATGCCCGAGCCCGTTCTTTGTCACTGCAGCCTCCCAGATCACCATCTCCCACCCTCCCCCCAGCCCCTGAGCCTCAGCAAACTATCATGTGCACAGAGCTTGGGGAGACCATTGCTATCATTGAGACATCCCAGCCACTGGCACTTGAGGACACGCTGCAGCTGTGCCAAGCTGCACTGGGGGCCAGTGAAGCAAGTGGGCTGTTACAGTTGGACACAGCCTTTGTGTGA
- the Gsk3a gene encoding glycogen synthase kinase-3 alpha → MSGGGPSGGGPGGSGRARTSSFAEPGGGGGGGGGGPGGSASGPGGTGGGKASVGAMGGGVGASSSGGGPSGSGGTGSGGPGGPGAGTSFPPPGVKLGRDSGKVTTVVATVGQGPERSQEVAYTDIKVIGNGSFGVVYQARLADTRELVAIKKVLQDKRFKNRELQIMRKLDHCNIVRLRYFFYSSGEKKDELYLNLVLEYVPETVYRVARHFTKAKLTIPIIYVKVYMYQLFRSLAYIHSQGVCHRDIKPQNLLVDPDTAVLKLCDFGSAKQLVRGEPNVSYICSRYYRAPELIFGATDYTSSIDVWSAGCVLAELLLGQPIFPGDSGVDQLVEIIKVLGTPTREQIREMNPNYTEFKFPQIKAHPWTKVFKSRTPPEAIALCSSLLEYTPSSRLSPLEACAHSFFDELRCLGTQLPNNRPLPPLFNFSPGELSIQPSLNAILIPPHLRSPSGTTTLTPSSQALTETQTGPDWQAPDATPTLTNSS, encoded by the exons ATGAGCGGCGGCGGGCCTTCGGGAGGAGGCCCTGGGGGCTCGGGCCGGGCGCGGACCAGCTCGTTCGCGGAGCCAGGCGGCGGAGGCGGTGGCGGTGGCGGTGGCCCCGGGGGCTCGGCCTCTGGCCCAGGCGGCACCGGCGGTGGGAAGGCGTCGGTCGGTGCCATGGGTGGGGGCGTGGGAGCCTCGAGCTCCGGGGGTGGCCCCAGCGGCAGCGGCGGAACAGGCAGCGGCGGCCCTGGTGGCCCCGGCGCAGGCACTAGCTTCCCGCCGCCCGGAGTGAAGCTGGGCC GTGACAGCGGGAAGGTGACTACAGTGGTAGCCACTGTAGGCCAAGGCCCAGAGCGCTCCCAAGAGGTGGCTTACACAGACATCAAAGTGATTGGCAATGGCTCATTTGGGGTTGTGTACCAGGCACGGCTGGCAGATACAAGGGAACTGGTGGCCATAAAGAAGGTTCTTCAGGACAAGAGGTTCAAG AACCGAGAGCTGCAGATTATGCGTAAGCTGGACCACTGCAATATTGTGAGGCTGCGGTACTTTTTCTACTCCAGTGGGGAGAAG AAAGATGAGCTTTACCTAAATCTGGTGCTGGAATATGTGCCCGAGACAGTGTACCGGGTGGCTCGCCATTTCACCAAGGCCAAGTTGACCATCCCTATCATCTATGTCAAG GTATACATGTACCAGCTCTTCCGGAGCTTGGCCTACATCCACTCCCAGGGTGTGTGTCACCGTGACATCAAGCCCCAGAACCTGCTGGTGGACCCTGACACTGCTGTCCTCAAGCTCTGTGATTTTGGCAG TGCAAAGCAGTTGGTCCGGGGGGAGCCCAATGTTTCCTACATCTGTTCTCGCTACTATCGGGCCCCGGAGCTCATCTTTGGAGCCACTGATTATACCTCGTCCATTG ATGTGTGGTCAGCCGGCTGCGTACTGGCTGAGCTCCTTCTCGGCCAGCCCATATTCCCTGGGGACAGTGGGGTGGACCAGCTGGTGGAAATCATCAAG GTACTGGGAACACCAACCCGGGAACAAATTCGAGAGATGAACCCCAACTACACGGAGTTTAAGTTCCCCCAGATTAAAGCTCACCCCTGGACAAAG GTGTTCAAATCTCGGACACCACCCGAGGCCATTGCACTCTGCTCAAGCCTGCTGGAGTACACGCCATCCTCGAGGCTCTCCCCACTAGAGGCCTGCGCCCACAGCTTCTTTGATGAACTGCGATGTCTCGGAACCCAGCTCCCCAACAATCGCCCGCTTCCCCCCCTCTTCAACTTCAGTCCTGGTG AACTCTCCATCCAACCGTCTCTCAATGCCATTCTCATCCCTCCTCACTTGAGGTCCCCGTCGGGCACTACTACCCTCACCCCATCCTCACAAG CTTTAACTGAGACTCAGACCGGCCCAGACTGGCAGGCGCCTGATGCCACACCTACCCTCACTAACTCTTCCTGA
- the Erf gene encoding ETS domain-containing transcription factor ERF, producing MKTPADTGFAFPDWAYKPESSPGSRQIQLWHFILELLRKEEYQGVIAWQGDYGEFVIKDPDEVARLWGVRKCKPQMNYDKLSRALRYYYNKRILHKTKGKRFTYKFNFNKLVLVNYPFIDVGLAGGAVPQSAPPVPSGGSHFRFPPSTPSEVLSPTEDPRSPPACSSSSSSLFSAVVARRLGRGSVSDCSDGTSELEEPLGEDPRARPPGPPELGAFRGPPLARLPHDPGVFRVYPRPRGGPEPLSPFPVSPLAGPGSLLPPQLSPALPMTPTHLAYTPSPTLSPMYPSGGGGPSGSGGGSHFSFSPEDMKRYLQAHTQSVYNYHLSPRAFLHYPGLVVPQPQRPDKCPLPPMAPETPPVPSSASSSSSSSSSPFKFKLQPPPLGRRQRAAGEKASGGADQSGGSSTGGLAEGPGTLAPPPPPPPQIKVEPISEGESEEVEVTDISDEDEEDGEVFKTPRAPPAPPKPEPGEAPGAAQCMPLKLRFKRRWSEDCRLEGGGGPAGGLEDEGEDKKVRGDGPGEAGGPLTPRRVSSDLQHATAQLSLEHRDS from the exons GGTTTGCCTTCCCGGATTGGGCCTACAAGCCGGAATCATCCCCTGGCTCAAGGCAAATTCAGCTGTGGCACTTTATTCTGGAGCTGCTAAGGAAGGAGGAGTACCAGGGTGTCATTGCCTGGCAGGGCGACTATGGGGAGTTCGTCATCAAGGACCCCGACGAGGTAGCTCGGCTCTGGGGTGTTCGCAAGTGCAAGCCCCAGATGAACTATGACAAGCTGAGCCGGGCCCTGCG ATATTATTATAATAAGCGCATTCTGCACAAGACCAAGGGGAAACGGTTCACTTACAAGTTCAACTTCAACAAACTGGTGCTGGTTAATTATCCTTTCATCGATGTGGGGTTGGCTG GGGGTGCGGTGCCACAGAGTGCCCCTCCAGTGCCATCGGGCGGCAGCCACTTCCGCTTCCCTCCCTCAACGCCCTCCGAGGTGCTCTCCCCCACCGAGGACCCCCGCTCACCACCGGCCTGCTCTTCATCCTCCTCCTCACTCTTCTCAGCTGTGGTGGCCCGCCGTCTGGGCCGAGGCTCAGTCAGTGACTGTAGTGATGGCACATCAGAGCTGGAAGAACCACTGGGCGAGGACCCCCGGGCACGACCACCTGGCCCTCCAGAGCTGGGTGCTTTCCGAGGGCCCCCTCTGGCCCGCCTGCCCCATGACCCTGGTGTCTTCCGAGTCTATCCCCGGCCCCGGGGTGGCCCTGAACCCCTTAGTCCCTTTCCCGTATCACCTCTGGCTGGGCCTGGCTCCCTGCTACCCCCTCAGCTCTCACCGGCTTTGCCCATGACACCTACTCACCTGGCCTACACACCCTCTCCCACCTTGAGCCCTATGTACCCCAGTGGTGGTGGCGGCCCCAGTGGCTCAGGTGGAGGCTCCCACTTTTCCTTTAGCCCTGAGGACATGAAACGGTACCTGCAGGCCCACACCCAAAGCGTCTACAACTACCACCTCAGCCCCCGCGCCTTTCTGCACTACCCTGGGCTGGTGGTGCCCCAGCCACAGCGTCCTGACAAGTGCCCACTGCCGCCCATGGCACCTGAGACCCCACCGGTCCCTTCCTCAGCCTCgtcatcctcttcctcctcctcttccccattCAAGTTTAAGCTCCAGCCGCCCCCACTAGGACGCCGTCAGCGGGCAGCTGGGGAGAAGGCTTCAGGAGGTGCTGACCAGAGTGGTGGCAGCAGCACTGGCGGGCTGGCTGAGGGGCCGGGGACACtggccccaccaccaccaccaccaccacagatCAAGGTGGAACCTATCTCAGAAGGTGAATCAGAGGAGGTGGAGGTGACTGATATCAGCGATGAGGATGAGGAAGATGGGGAGGTGTTCAAGACGCCCCGTGCCCCACCTGCACCCCCCAAGCCCGAGCCTGGCGAGGCACCTGGGGCAGCCCAGTGCATGCCCCTCAAGCTGCGCTTTAAGCGGCGCTGGAGTGAAGACTGTCGCCTAGAGGGGGGTGGAGGCCCTGCTGGGGGCCTTGAGGATGAGGGTGAGGACAAGAAGGTGCGTGGGGATGGGCCTGGGGAGGCAGGGGGTCCCCTCACTCCAAGGCGGGTGAGTTCTGACCTCCAGCATGCAACAGCCCAGCTCTCACTGGAGCATCGAGATTCCTGA